GCGCGCGCGTGCCGATCTGGGTCGGCGGCAGGAGCCCCGCCGCCCTCGCGCGCGCCGCGCGGCACGACGGCTGGCTCGGCATGAACTACGACCTCGACGAGGCCTTCGGCCTGCTCGATGCGCTCGCGCGCGCGCGCGACGCGCGCGCGGCCGCGGGCTTCGCGCCGCCGCCCCGCTTCGAGACGTTCCTCATCCCGAACGCCGCGCCCTCGCGCGCGCTCTACGACCGCCTCGAGCAGCGCGGCGTGACCTCGACGGCCGGCGCCGCGTGGGGCTATGCCGACCGCGCCTTCGCGTCGCTCGACGCGAAGCTCGAGGCGATCGCCGCGTTCGGGCGGCGTATCATCGATGGCTGACGTCGCGCGGCGCGCCGCAGGGCCGCCGCGCAGGGAGGTTCGCGTGCTCGAGGTGAACGAGTACTTCGAGGGCCGGGTGAAGTCGATCGGCTTCCGCGGCGACGGGCTGCCGTCGACCGTCGGCGTGATGGAGGCCGGCGACTACGAGTTCGGGACGTCGCAGAAGGAGACGATGACCGTCGTCAGCGGCGAGCTCGTCGCGAGGCTCCCGGGCAGCGACGCGTGGCAGCGCTTCGGCGCGGGCGAGCGCTTCGTCGTGCCGGCGAACGCGCGCTTCGCGCTGCGCGTCGCGAGCGCGACGGCCTATCTCTGCACCTACGAGTGAGCGCGTCGCGCGCCGCGCCTAGCGCTGGCAGTCGACGAGCACCTTGACGGCGCGCGAGGCGTCGCGCGCCGTGGCGAACGCCTCGTCGAACTGCGACAGCCCGAAGCGGTGCGTCACGAGCGGCATCGGGTCGAGCGCGCCGCTCGCGATCAGGCCGAGCACCTCGGGGAACTCGCGCGGGTAGGCGATCGACGCGACGATCTCCTGCTCGCGGATCAGCATGTTCACGAGGTCGAGCCGCACGGGCGCCTTGTGCACGCCGACGACGACGATGCGCGCGCCGACGCGCGTCATGCGCAGCATGCGCTCGAACACGGGCCCTGCACCCGTCGCCTCGAACCAGACGTCGGTGGCCGGCGCGGGCGCGCCCATGACGCTCGCGTCGCCGTGCAGCTCGCGCAGGCGCGCGGCGAGGTCGGGCGCGTCGCCGCGGACGGGCACGGCGCCGAGGCGCTCGGCGAGTGCGAGGCGCTCGGGCGCGAGGTCGACGCTGGCGATCCGCTCGACGCCCGACGCGCGCAGCCCGAGCACGATCGCGAGCCCGATCGTGCCCGCGCCGAACACGACCGCGGCGTCGCCCGGGCGCACCTTCGACTGGTGCACGGCGTGCAGGCCTACCGACATCGGCTCGACCAGCGCGCCCTGTTCGAAGCTCAGGTGGTCGGGCAGGCGCAGCACGGCGTCCGCGTCGTCGGCCGCGCCGCGCACGAGCACGCGCGGCGTGAAGGCGCCGACGCCGCCGACGCCGCCGATCCCGTTCGCGTTGCCCTCCGGATTCACGACCACGCGGTCGCCGACGGCGAGATGGCGCACCTCGCCGCCCACCTCGGCGACCACGCCCGCGAACTCGTGCCCGAGCGGCATCGGCGACGGCGCGCCCGGCAGGCCGCCCATCGCGACGTAGGAGAGGTCGGTCCCGCAGATGCCGCACTGCGCGACCTCGACGACGACGTCGCGCGGGCCGGGCCGCGGCGCGTCGACGCGATCGACGCGCACGTCGTCCACGCCGTGCACGCGGACCTGCGGAACGGGCTCTCGGTCGCGGTGTGCGCTCATCGCTCCCTCTTCGTGTCAGGATGACGTCTCGGGACGAGACGTCGGAGTATGAACCTCCGCGCCCATGCGCGGAAGCGCCGAGGAGCGCGGAGGAGGAGAGATGTCCGAAGGGCCGCAGCTGCGATTCCGGCACGCCGACGACGAGAAGTGGCACGAGGTGCGCGCGGTCGAGGTCGACGGCCGTCGCGCCTCCGTCTGGGAGAAGTGGCTCGACTTCACGCCCGCCTTCCTGAGCCTCTACGCGCGCTGGGACCCGGGCATGATGATCCACAAGCACGGGCACAACAGCGATCACGTCGTGTTCGTGATCGAGGGAGAGATGACCTGCGGCGACGTCGTCTGTACGCCGGGCATGCACATCACGCTCGAGAAGGGGGCGGCCTTCGGTCCGTTCGTCGCGGGGCCCGACGGCGTCGTGCTGTTCGAGGTGATGATGGGCGACCCGCGCTCGTGGCCGGCCGATCCCGAAGGCTTCCGCCGCCTGCTCGCCGAGCGCAACGCGCGCAAGCTCCCCGACCCGCCGATCGACCTGCCCGACTGGCTCGAGGACACGCGAAGCTAGGCGCGCGCGGGGCGCGTCCCCGTGCGCCGCGGGGTATGCTGCGCCGCATGGCCGACCAGGAGCTCTCGTTCGCGGGCGTCGGTGCGCGCTTCGGCGCCGCGCTCGCCATCGTCTTCGCGACCTTCAACCCCGAAGGCGTCTCGTACTACCACTGGGCGCTGCGCGACTGGAGCGCGTTCGATCCGATCAAGGGGATCGTCGGCGTCGTGCTGCTGATCGGCTGGGCCGTGTTCCTGCGCGCGACGAGTCGCTCGCTCGGCCCGTTCGGCTTCCTGCTCGCCGTGGCGTTCTTCGGGATGCTCGTGTGGGCGCTCGTCTACTACGGCGTCGTCGTCGCCGACAGCGCGCGTGCGATCACGTACCTCGCGATGTTCGTCCTCGCCGGCGTGCTGACCGCGGGCATGGTCTGGTCGATCGTGCGCCGCCGCATCTCGGGCCAGGTCGACGTCGACGAGGCCGACCGCGCCTAGCGAGGCGCGCGAGCTCCGATGGCCGGCTCGAGCTTCTTCGCCCTCCTCGACGACATCGCGACGCTGCTCGACGACGTCTCGCTGATGACGAAGGTCGCGGCGAAGAAGACCGCAGGCGTGCTGGGCGACGACCTCGCGCTGAACGCCGAGCAGGTGACGGGCGTGCGGGCGTCGCGCGAGCTGCCGGTCGTGCTCGCGGTCGCGAAGGGGTCGTTCGTCAACAAGGCGATCCTCGTGCCCGTGGCGCTCGTCGTGAGCGCCGTGGCGCCGTGGCTCGTGCACCCGCTCCTCATGCTCGGCGGCGCCTACCTCTGCTTCGAGGGCGCGGAGAAGGTCGCGCACCGGCTCCTCCACTCGCGCGAGGAGGACGCCGCGCACCGCGAGGAGCTGCAGGCGAGGCTCGCCGACGCCGCGACGGACGTCGTCGCGTTCGAGAAGCGGAAGATCCGCGGCGCCATCCGCACCGACTTCGTGCTCTCGGCCGAGATCATCGTGATCGCGCTCGGAACCGCGGCCGAAGCGCCCTTCGCGCAGCGCGTCGGCGTGCTGGTCGCGATCGCCGTCGGCATCACGGTCGGCGTCTACGGGCTCGTCGCCGCGATCGTGCGGCTCGACGACGCGGGCCTCCATCTGGCCTCGCGCGAGGGCGCGGCGACGCGGGCGTTCGGTCGCGGTCTCGTCGCGGCGGCGCCGTGGCTGATGAAGGCGCTCTCGGTCGCGGGCACGGCGGCGATGTTCCTCGTCGGCGGTCACATCCTCGTCGAGGGCGTGCCACCCGTGCACCGCGCGATCGAAGCGCTCGCGCATGCCGCGGGCGGCGCGGGCGCGGCGGGCTCGGGCCGCGCGCTCGCCGCGTCGCTCGTCGCGCTGCTCGGCGACGCGCTCGCGGGCCTCGTCGCGGGCGCGCTGCTCGTCGGCG
This Myxococcota bacterium DNA region includes the following protein-coding sequences:
- a CDS encoding pyrimidine/purine nucleoside phosphorylase; amino-acid sequence: MLEVNEYFEGRVKSIGFRGDGLPSTVGVMEAGDYEFGTSQKETMTVVSGELVARLPGSDAWQRFGAGERFVVPANARFALRVASATAYLCTYE
- a CDS encoding DUF6524 family protein, coding for MADQELSFAGVGARFGAALAIVFATFNPEGVSYYHWALRDWSAFDPIKGIVGVVLLIGWAVFLRATSRSLGPFGFLLAVAFFGMLVWALVYYGVVVADSARAITYLAMFVLAGVLTAGMVWSIVRRRISGQVDVDEADRA
- a CDS encoding alcohol dehydrogenase catalytic domain-containing protein, which produces MSAHRDREPVPQVRVHGVDDVRVDRVDAPRPGPRDVVVEVAQCGICGTDLSYVAMGGLPGAPSPMPLGHEFAGVVAEVGGEVRHLAVGDRVVVNPEGNANGIGGVGGVGAFTPRVLVRGAADDADAVLRLPDHLSFEQGALVEPMSVGLHAVHQSKVRPGDAAVVFGAGTIGLAIVLGLRASGVERIASVDLAPERLALAERLGAVPVRGDAPDLAARLRELHGDASVMGAPAPATDVWFEATGAGPVFERMLRMTRVGARIVVVGVHKAPVRLDLVNMLIREQEIVASIAYPREFPEVLGLIASGALDPMPLVTHRFGLSQFDEAFATARDASRAVKVLVDCQR
- a CDS encoding DUF808 domain-containing protein → MAGSSFFALLDDIATLLDDVSLMTKVAAKKTAGVLGDDLALNAEQVTGVRASRELPVVLAVAKGSFVNKAILVPVALVVSAVAPWLVHPLLMLGGAYLCFEGAEKVAHRLLHSREEDAAHREELQARLADAATDVVAFEKRKIRGAIRTDFVLSAEIIVIALGTAAEAPFAQRVGVLVAIAVGITVGVYGLVAAIVRLDDAGLHLASREGAATRAFGRGLVAAAPWLMKALSVAGTAAMFLVGGHILVEGVPPVHRAIEALAHAAGGAGAAGSGRALAASLVALLGDALAGLVAGALLVGAGALLARLRGGSGTHEPSRDPNAEDARSTRDGNGAD